From the genome of Natrinema marinum:
GTGGGCGAACTCGGCGAGCGCACCGAGCGCTTCACCGAGAAGCCCCTCGTCGGCGGCCGACTGGTCCAAGAGCGCGACCTCCAGTCTATTTCGGCCGACGACCTCGAGGTCGTCACCGAACGCGAGCCGACCGACGAGGAACTCGAGACGATGGTCTTCGCCTGGCAGACGCTCAAACACGTCAAGTCCAACGGCATCCTCTTCGCGGACGGCACCGAGACGGTCGGCATCGGCATGGGGCAGGTGTCCCGCGTCGACGCGGTTCGGCTGGCGGCGATGAAGGCCGACGAACACGCCGAGGGCAAGGACGCGGAGGGCGCGGTCATGGCCTCCGACGCGTTCTTCCCGTTCCCGGACGGGATCGAGGAGGCCGCCGAGGCGGGCATCGAGGCGGTCGTCCAGCCCGGTGGCTCGGTCAACGACGAGGACGTGATCGAGGCCGCGGACGAACACGGGATGGCGATGGCGTTCACGGGGCAGCGGTCTTTCAGACACGATTAGGGCCGCGAACGACCGGAAGCGCGGCGCTACGCGCCGCGATACGACGAGCGGCCCCGGCCGCGAGTCAGTGAGTGAGCGGCTTTTTGGTCGAGATCTTTCGAGAAGGGCGAGCGAGCGTAGCGAGCGAACCCGACGAGAAAAAGGTCGATGCCGCGATGGCGTTTACGGGGCAGCGAAGGTTCCGTCACGACTGAGCGGTTCGGGGACGTTCCGAACCGACTTTTTTTATCGGTACCCCGAATCCGCTTGAGTATGACCGAGCCGACGATCGAGAACCGCGACTGTCTCGCCTCGAGCGAGGCCCGCGATGCCGCGCTCGCCTGTGTCGAGGCCGGAATCGCGGCGGGCCATCCCCGCGCTGTCGTCCGCGACGCCGTCTCGCTCGCGGACGATACCCTCCGTGTCGCGGACGCGACGTACGACCTCCGCGAGTACGACGAGCTGGTCGTCCTCGGCGGGGGCAACGCCGCGGCCCACGTCGCCGCCGTGCTCGAGACCGTACTGGGCGATCGGATCGACGGCGGTGTGGTCGTCACGGACGACCCCGCGGACACGGCGCGCGTCGCGGTCCGCGAGGGTGACCACCCCGTTCCCAGTGAGCGCGGCGTCGACGGAACTCGGGAGGTGCTCGAGGCGGCCGACGCGGCCGGCGAGGGGACGCTCGTGCTGGCGGCGATCACCGGCGGCGGCAGCGCGCTCATGGCCGCCCCCGCCGGAGGCGTGTCGCTGGCCGACTTACAGGCGACCACCGACGCCCTGCTCGAGAGCGGGGCCGACATCGGCGAAATCAACGCGGTCCGCAAGCACCTCTCGGCGCTGAAAGGCGGCCGACTGGCGCGCCGGACCGCCCCCGCGACGATCGCCGCCGTGATCCTCTCCGACGTGGTGGGAAACGACCTGAGCGTGATCGCGAGCGGCCCGCTCGCGCCCGACGCGTCGACGTTCGACGACGCGCTCGCGGTCCTCGCACGCTACGAAATCGACGCGCCCGAAACCGTAGTAGACCGCCTCGAGCGCGGCGCGGCCGGCGAGATCGCCGAGACGCCCGGTCCCGACGATTCCGCCTTCGAGGCGGTCTCGAATCACGTCGTCGCCGACGGGATGACCGTGCTCGAGGCCGCTCGCGACGCGGTGGTCGAGCGCGGTTACGAGCCGCTGATACTGTCCTCGCGCGTTCGCGGCGAAGCGCGGGAGGCGGCGACGACCCACGTCGCCGTCGCGGCGGAGATCCGGGCGACGGGCACGCCACTCGAACCGCCGGCCGCGATCCTCTCCGGCGGGGAGACGACGGTGACCGTCCGGGGCGACGGGACCGGCGGGCCGAACCAGGAGTTCGCGACAAGCGCGGCGCTCGAACTCGCCGAGGGCGACGAAAACGGAAGTGAGGGGCACGTCACGGTCGCCGCGGTCGACACCGACGGGATCGACGGGGCGACCGACGCGGCCGGCGCGCTCGTCGACGGGACGACCGTCGTGGACCCGGACGCGGCGCGCGAGGCGCTCGCGGAAAACGACGTCCATCCGTATCTCGAGTCCCGCGGTGCGCTCGTCCGAACGGGGCGGACGGGGACGAATCTGAACGACCTCCGAATACTGATCGTCAAGTAGGATTCGAGAACGGGGCAACGGGAGCCGCTGACTTGGCTCAGGTGTCGGCGTCCGGCGCGAGCGCGTCGATCACGCGGCAGGCGTTCTTCGAGAACGCCCGGCGGAGCATGTCCTCCGAGACGTCGAGGGTGAGGATCTCCATGACGGCGACGTTGGGATGACAGGCGGGCGCGCCGCTGCCGAAGAGGACGCGGTCGGGGTGCTCGAGGAGGGCGCGCTCGAGTTGCTCGCGGTAGCGGACGAAACTCGTCTCGAGGTAGCAGTCGTCGTACTCGTCGAGGAGGTCGATCATTTCGTCCATCAGTTCGCGGTTCAGCGGGTGGCCGCCGAATCGGCCGACGACGACGGGGAAGGAGCGCTCGAGCAGCGTCTCAGCGAGCGTCTCAGGGGGCGCCTTGACGCCGCCGCGGACGATCACGGGCAGTCCGACGGCCTCGAGGGCTGCGAGGACCTCCTCGTCGGGATAGTCGTCGACGGCGGGATCGAGGACGAACCCGTGGAAGCGGTCGTCGTAGGCGTACTTCTCGACGTCGTCGGGGGAGGTGTGGTGGTCCTCGCGGCGACTCAGGGCGTTGTGGAGCCGGCCAGTCGCCTTCCGGCCCGGCGTCTCGGTCCCGTTGATCCGGGCGAAGGCGGCGAACGGCCGGTCGACGCTGCGTCTGGCGACGCCGTTGTTCGGCGCGAGGTAGCTCCCGTCCCGCCGCGTCGGCGGGAAGACGATCGCCTTCGTGATCCCTGCCTGGTGCATTTCCCGCTCGAGTCGGTCGGCCGTGATCGTTCGTCTCCGGGGCCCCCCGCTGCCGTCGGCCGGCGGCAGCCGCGTCGCGATGTCGACGACGCGAAATCCGTGTTCCAGCTCCAGCATCTACTGTGGGGTTCCGAGTCGAGCCATATTTCCCTACCGGCTCCGCCGCCGATGGGCCTGCCGACGGTTCGCACGGGCAATCGCAAGACGGAGCGGTGGCTGGAGAGAAAGAGTTATATAGAAGTGCTGACGACATGGTTAGTGAGGATCAACGATGGCACAACAGCGACGCATGGGTGGGCAGCCCATGTTCATTATGAGCGAGGATAGCCAGCGAACGCAGGGCCGCGACGCCCAGTCGTCGAACATCATGGCCGGCAAGGCTGTCGCCGAGTCGGTACGTACGACGCTCGGCCCCCGCGGCATGGACAAGATGCTCGTCGATTCCGGCGGGGATGTCGTCATCACAAACGACGGCGCGACCATCCTGAACGAGATGGACATCGAGCACCCCGCGGCCCAGATGATCGTCGAGGTCGCCGACTCCCAGGAGGAGGAAGTCGGCGACGGGACGACGACCGCGGCCGTCCTCGCCGGCAACCTGCTGGGCGAGGCCGAGGACCTGATCGAGCAGGATGTCCACGCGACCACGATCGTCGAGGGCTACCACGAGGCCGCCCGCATCGCTCTGGAGGCCATCGACGAGCAGGTCAACGAGGCCGACGTCGACGACGACATCCTCCGGCAGGTCGCCGAATCGAGCATGACCGGCAAGGGAACCGGCGGCCTCACGGCCGAGTCGCTGGCCGAGACGGTCGTCGAGGCGATCCGCCACGTCGACACCGACGAGGGCGTCGCCCGCGACAACGTCACCGTCCACACCCAGATCGGTGCCTCCTCGAACGCGACCGAACTCGTCCCCGGCATCGTCGTCGACGAGGAGCCCGTCCACGACGCGATGCCCAGCGAGATCGAGGACGCCTCGATCGCCATCCTGGACGTCGAACTCGACGTTCGCACGGGCGACGTCGACGCCGAGTACGCCATCGACTCGATCGACCAGCTCAACGCCGCCATCGACGCCGAGGAAGGCGAACTGCAGGGCTACGCCGAAACCGTCGCCGACAGCGGGGCCGACGTCGTCTTCACCACCGAAGACGTCGCCGACCGCGTCGCCAACGCCCTCGCCAACGAGGGCATCCTCGTCTTCGAGGGACTGGGCGACAGCGACGCCCGACAGGTCGCCTCCGCGACCGGCGCTCGCCGCGTCGGCGCACTCGAGGACCTAGAGGAGGCGGACTTCGGCTCCGCCGACCGCATCCACACCGAGAACTTCGGCGACGACGATCTGGCGTTCGTCGAGGGCGGCGCGGCCGCCGAGACCGTCACCGTCTTCGTCCGCGGCGGCACCGAACACGTCGTCGACGAACTCGAGCGTGCCATCGGCGACGCGCTGGACGTCGTCGCAACGGCGCTGGAATCCGGCGAGGTCGTCCCCGGCGCGGGCGCGACCGAGATCGCGATCGCGGACAAGATCCGGCAGGAAGCCGCCGGTATCGAGGGCCGCAAACAGCTCGCCGTAACGGCCTTCGCCGACGCGCTCGATGTCGTTCCCCGAACGCTGGCGGCCAACACCGGCCGCGACCCCATCGACGCGCTCGTGGACCTTCGTGCCGCCCACGAGTCCGAGGGCCGGGCCGGTCTGATCACCAGCGGTGACGAGGTCACGATCGACGATCCCTTCGAGCACGGCGTCGTCGACCCCGCCGACGTCAAGCGCGAAGCCGTCGAGAGCGCGACCGAGGCCGCCACGATGATCGCCCGCATCGACGACGTCATCGCCGCGGAGTAGCGTCACCCGTCCCTGCTACTGTTTCGAGCGACTGACCGTTTTTCCGCCCGTTCCCATCGCTGCCTCGTCGTGTATACTGGCCAATAGTGTTAAGTGTTAACATATGATATTTTAGGATATCATGTCCGGAACCGCTCCGCGAGCGAACCTGACGCCTATCGGTACCACGACCGGCCGAACGGTCTACTACGACGAGGGCCGGGAAACCTACCACACGTGGTGCGACGAGGGGGCATACGAGCCAGTGAGCACGGCCCTGCTCATGACCGTCTCGTCGGTGCTCGAGGTCGAGCCCGACGACCTCGAGCCGCTCTCGGAGTGCGTCGAACCGGACGCGTTGAACGCGCTGTTCGTCCACTGGCGCGGCGACGAGCCCCGCGTCGGCGACGGTTCGATCTCCTTTACGTTCTCCCAGTGCGCCGTGACGGTGCGTGCCGACGGCGAGATCGTGATCGATCCGACGCGGCGGCGTCTCCGGCCCGCGGACGACTGACGGGTGTGCGGATTGCGGTTTCCGGCCGCGAGTCGGTCAGCAATCGGCGTCGTCGGCCGGCTCGAGGACCACCCGGTCGCCGGCCGCGAGTCCGAAGGCTTCGTCGCCGCGCCCCCGGTTGACGTCGAGTTCGACGTAGCCGTGGCTCCCGACGGTCGCCAGCCGCTCGCCGGCGGGAACGGCCGCGAACGTCTCGCCGACCGGAACGACCTCGCCGTTCGCCGCGATCCGCTCGCGCCCGTCGAGAGACGAGCCCGGCACGTTCGTGATCGCGTTACCGAAGCCGTCGACGACGAGCACCTCGCCGATCGCGCGCCCCTCTGCGAGTTCGGCGGTCGGCAGCTCGAGGTCGGCGTCGAACGCGGTCGGCGCGAGCCACTCGAGGTCGTCGAGCGCGTCGAGTTCGGCCTCGTGGACGGCCGCGGCAGCCGGCGCGAACACGTCTCGGCCGTGGAACGTGGCGCTCGCCGGGCCGCCGTCCCCCGACAGCGCCGTCGCGCTCGCGGCCCCCGCGCTCTCGCCGGCCGGCTCGACCGGCTCGAGGCGGGTTTCGTCGACGGCGTAGGCCTCGAGCCAATCGGAATCGGCGCCCGCCAGTCGGCGTGCGGCGGGGAGCAAGACGCCGTTGTCGGGGCCGACAAGTGCGTGGTCGCCAGCGCGAACGACGAGCGCGTCGCGGTCGGTGCCGACGCCGGGATCGATCACGACGAGGTGGGTCGCCGGCGGAAAATAGGGGAGGACCTCCCGCAGCCAGAAGGCGGCCGCGCGAACGTCTTGCCGGGGGAAATCGTGTGCAATATCGACCAGCCTGGCGTCCGTTCGCTGCAGCAGGACGCCCTTCATCGCCGCCGGGTACGGCGTCCCGAAGTCAGACGCGAGCGTGATCATGCGGTGGTCTACGAATCGTCGCCGTAAATTAGGCCCCGTTCGAATCGGAGTCGCTGACCATCTGGATGCGCTCGATGCCGTCCATCTCCTCGACGACCTCCACGACGGCCTCGGGGACCAGCGACTCCCAGTCGCCGCCGGTGATCATCCGCTGGCGGACCTCAGATCCCTCGAGCACCTCGCGGTTGAACATCGGCGACTGGCGGATCTCGATGTCGGCCTCGCGAAAGAGCTGGATGACCAGCGGGTTGTTCGAGTACGCCACGTCGAAATCGGGGCTCATGCTCTGGACGTGACTGACCCACACCGAGTTGCGCTCCAGGTCCTCGATCGGGACGGCGTAGGTCACGAGATCGGTGTCGACCAGCGACTTCGTGATCATCATGATCCGTTCGCCGGCGGTGAACGGATCCCGGACGGTGTGTGAGTTGTCGGCGCTCCCGATCCCGAGGACGAGCTCGTCGACGTCCTCGGCGATCTGCTCGACCATGCTCCGGTGACCGTTGTGGAAGGGCTGAAACCGGCCGATGTAGAACCCCCGAGTCATGCCGAATACTGCTCGAGCGGCCCGCTTAAGCGTGGCGAGTTCCCCGCGACCGAGACGGACCCGGCCGATCGTTCACGGCGTTCGAGCGGCGTGACGGCCGCGGCTCGAGGCCGATCGGTCACGAACCGATATATTCAGGACAGTTTTGATATGAAGCGAACACGCGGTAGGCTCGGCCTGATCCCTCCCGTCGACCGCTGTGTCTCCCGGAATCAGCAACTGACACCATACTCCGCATGGAGAAAGTATATCAGTCGCAATCCCTTCGAAACAGATACCGAACAGAGTTCTATGAGTAACGATACGAACGTTGACGACCCTCCCGAAGACGCTCCGGACGCCGCTCCCGACGGGGACTCCGTCGAAGAGCAGCGCGAGCGTCAGGGAGAACGGTCGCCGTACGAGGAGGACGGCGACCGTCGCACTGACGTCGACGATCCGACCGACGAGCGCTCGAGGTCGTCCGACGAGGACGACATCGAGACCGTCAACGACCTCGGCAGTACGGTCGAGGTCGATCCCGGCGTCGAGGTCGACGAGGAGATCGCCGAGGACGACCTCCTCGGCGGCCTCAAGATCGACTCGACGGAGGACATCGAGGTCCCCGATCGGCTCGTCGATCAGGTCATCGGCCAGGACGAAGCACGAGATATTATCATCAAAGCGGCCAAGCAGCGCCGGCACGTCATGATGATCGGCTCGCCAGGGACCGGCAAGTCGATGCTGGCGAAGGCGATGAGCCAACTGCTGCCCAAGGAGGATCTTCAGGACGTTTTAGTCTACCACAACCCGGACGACGGCAACGAGCCGAAGGTCCGCACCGTTCCCGCCGGCAAGGGCGAACAGATCATCGACGCTCACAAGGAGGAAGCCCGCAAGCGCAACCAGATGCGCTCGATCCTGATGTGGATCATCATCGCGATCGTCGTCGGGTACGCGATCCTCTCGGGAAGCATCCTGCTGGGGATCCTCGCGGCAGGGATCATCTGGCTGATCTTCCGCTACACCTCGCGCGGTACGGACGCGATGGTGCCCAACATGATCGTCAACAACGGCGATCAGCGCGTCGCTCCCTTCGAGGACGCGACCGGTGCCCACGCCGGCGCACTGCTGGGTGACGTCCGCCACGACCCGTTCCAGTCCGGCGGCATGGAGACGCCGAGCCACGACCGTGTCGAACCCGGCGCAATCCACAAATCGAACAAGGGCGTGCTGTTCGTCGACGAGATCAACACGCTCGACATCCGGACCCAGCAGAAGCTGATGACCGCCATTCAGGAAGGCGAGTTCGCCATCACGGGCCAGTCCGAGCGCTCCTCGGGCGCGATGGTCCAGACCGAGCCCGTCCCCTGTGACTTCATCATGGTCGCGGCTGGCAACCTCGACGCCATGGAGAACATGCACCCCGCGCTCCGCAACCGGATCAAGGGGTACGGCTACGAGGTCTACATGGACGACACCATCGAGGACACCCCCGAGATGCGACGCAAGTACGCCCGCTTCGTCGCTCAGGAGGTCGAACGCGACGGCCGTCTCCCCCACTTCACGGACGACGCCGTCGAAGAGGTCATCCTCGAGGCCAAGCGCCGGTCGGGCCGGAAGAACCACCTCACGCTGCTGTTCCGCAGCCTCGGTGGCCTGGTCCGCGTCGCCGGCGACATCGCCCGCGCCGAGGACCGCGAGTTCACCACCCGCGAAGACGTGCTGCAGGCCAAGCAGCGCTCGCGTTCGATCGAGCAACAGCTCGCCGACGACTACATCGAGCGCCGCAAGGACTACGAGCTGCAGGTCAACGAGGGCGGCGTCGAAGGTCGCGTCAACGGCCTCGCCGTCATGGGCGAGGACTCGGGCATCATGCTCCCCGTGATGGCCGAGATCGCGCCCGCCCAGGGTGGCGGTCAGGTGATCGCCACCGGCAAGCTCAAAGAGATGGCCGAGGAGTCCGTCCAGAACGTCTCCGCGATCATCAAGAAGTTCTCCGACGTCGACCTCTCGGAGAAGGACATCCACATCCAGTTCGTTCAGGCCGGCCAACAGGGCGTCGACGGCGACTCCGCCTCCATCACGGTGGCGACCGCCGTCATCTCCGCGCTCGAGAACATCCCGGTCGACCAGTCGGTCGCCATGACGGGATCGCTCTCCGTGCGCGGCGACGTGCTTCCGGTCGGCGGGGTCACCCACAAGATCGAGGCCGCGGCAAAGGCCGGCTGCAGCAAGGTCATCATTCCCGAAGCGAACGAACAGGACGTGATGATCGAAGAGGAGTACGAGGAAATGATCGAGATCATCCCCTGTGCGAACATCAGCGAGGTCTTAGATGTCGCCCTGATGGGCGAACCGAAGAAGGATTCGCTGGTCGATCGACTCAAGTCGATCACCGGTTCGGCGTTCGACCAGGGGACCGTCGGCTCCGCCGGCGGCTCGAACCCGAGTCCGCAGTAAATGCCCGAGTGGGCGACGTTCGTCGGCCTGACGGGCGTCGTCCTCGTCTTATTGCTCGTTCTTTCGCACCTGACCCAATCGGCGTTTAGCGACGGCGACGCGGACGGAACCAACCGGACCACGGACCCGTCCGACGAGACCGGGGTCGCAACTGACCCGGACCGCGTCGACATCGCGGTCGACTTACCGCCACGCGATTCGGAGTCGACCGTCGACCCGCCCGCGGAGACCGATCCGGATCGACGCCCCGCCGGCGCGCCGAGGCCCGACTCCGGCGACGGAACTCGAGCCGGCGAGCCGGCGACTCCGCACTCGCCTTCGAGCGTGGCGGACGCCGCCGACGATCGGGATAGATCCGATCGACGCGACTCGAGCGAGCCGGCCGCTTCGGTCGCGACGGACGACCGTCGCCGACGGCCGGTCGAACGCGGCGTCGACCCCGACTCGCTGTCGACCGGGATGGTCCTCGCGAACGTCGCCTTCTCGCAGGGGCTGTTCGCGCTCGTGTTGCTCGGCGCGGCGGTCTACACGGCGATTCCCCCGTCCGCGCTGGGCGTCGAGTTCTCCTTGGCCTACCTCGAGACGGGACTCGTCCTGGGAACGGTCGCCGGGATCGTCTTCTACGCCGCGAACGAACTCGCCGCGGCGGCCGCGACTCGCTTTGGCTTCGACCACGAGGAGCAACTGCGCGAACTGCTCTCGCCCGACTCGACCCGGGGCTGGCTGCTCCTCTTGCTCGGGGTCTTGCCGATCGTCGCCGGCTTCGAGGAACTCCTCTTCCGGGCGGCGCTGATCGGCGTCCCCGCCGCCGGCTTCGGGATCTCGCCGTGGCTGCTCGCGGTCGGCTCGTCGGTCGCGTTCGCGCTCGGCCACGGGATGCAGGGCTCGGTCGGCGTCGTCGTCACCGGGCTCCTCGGGTTCGTCCTCGCGGCGGTCTTCGTCGTCACCGGAAGCCTGCTGGTCGTCGTCGTCGCCCACTACCTCGTCAACGCCCTCGAGTTCGTCGTCCACGAGGGCCTCGAGTTCGAGTGGGCCGAAACCCTCGAAGGCTAAGGGCGAGGGGTCGGTAGTCAGGCCATGGACGTGGCTGGAAGGGAAACCCGCGCTCGAGCGATCGTCGCCCTGATCGTCGGCTACTTCGCGGTGTTGGCCTACGCGACGATCGCGGCCGATCCGCTGGCGGCGACGGTCGCGGAAGTCGGCTTCGGCGTCATCGCGATGGCGGTGGGAGCGACGCTGTACGACCGGGCGGAAGGGACGCGATCGGCGCTGGTGGCCGCCGCGGTCTGCCTCGTCATCGGTGGTGCGCTCTCGATCGTCGCCGTCCTCGCCGACGTGACCGCCGTCGACTCGCTCTCGTCGCTGCTCGTCTTTGCGGGCGTCGGCTGCTACGGCTACGCGGTCTTGCGCGGTTGATCTCGAGCCCTCACTCGCTCGAGCCGCGGGTTTCCCTCCCGCGTGCTAGCCGGTCGGAAGCGATCCGCGCCCGAGCCGAGACCGGACGCCGACGACGATCCCTGCCAGGGTCCCCAACAGGGTTCCGGCCGCGATAGCGATCGTCACGCCGGACCCGAGCCAGGCGACGACGAAGACGGCGAGGAAAGCAACGCCGAACGCCCTGAGCGCTCGAGCGAGCGCCCGACGTGTCGGATCTCCGTCACGGCCGAACTGGACGAGAACGACGGCCGCGACCGAGACGCCGGCGGCGATTCCGGCCGGGAGGCCGACGAGAACCGAGAATTCGATGTAGGGGAGCAACAGCTCCGAGACGACGGCGAAGACGAGGAGAAACGTCGCGGTGCCCGCCGCGGCGGCGGAGCCGAGCGTTCGAAGGCGCATGTCAATCACGGCGACGGTACGACCGGATCGGCAATAGGTGCTCCGACGAATACTGCTGACGGGGAAGTCTCAAAACTGCTCGAGCCCGGTCTGCTCGGCGTCGGCGAGGAGGTTCTTGCAGGTCGACCACGATTCGCGCGCGAACGGCGGGAGGTCGCCGTGGTCGTCGACGTACGTCTCGAGGAACTCGCGGGTGGTCGAATCGCCCGGATAACCGCTACCGACCGGGCCGTACTCGTCGGCCAGCGCGGCGACGTGGGCGTCGCGTTCGACCTTGGCGACGATGCTGGCCGCGCCGACCAGCGGCGACTCGTCGTCGGCGCCGTGGCGGGCGTCGATCTCGAGGGTGGGGAGCGAGCAGGCCTCGGTCACGCGGCGCGCGAAGCGCTCGGCGTCGGTGTCGCAGGCGTCACAGAGGCCGGTGAGCGGGGCGCCCGTTGCGTCGCGCTCGAGGCAGTCGGCCACCCCCGCGATCGCTGCGGCGTGGGCTGCGACCGCCAGCGAGTTCATGTCCGTCTCCGGGTCGTCGATCCGGGCCGGCGTGATCTCGGCGACGCCGACCGCGATCCGGTCGTCCTCGCGCAGGGTCGCCGCCAGGTCCTCGCGGCGTTCGGGAGAGAGCCGTTTGGAGTCCTTGATGCCGTCGGGGAGGGCGCTCGAGTCCTCGCAGTGGACGGCCGCGGCGAACATCGACCCCAGCGCGGGGCCCTTGCCGGCCTCGTCGACGCCGAATGGCACATTCGTAGATTCATTACCGGATTCTAAAAAGCTCTGTAATTGCAGACGCGTTTTCCGTCACCCTGCACATTCATTGCTAAGGCGGTCTAGGAAATATTTATTGCTGTGTATGGTGTTACGTCCTATATGGAAGGTATACCATCCAGAACGTCTGGAAGACTTGACAAGGTCGAGCGAGTCTGGACTAACCTAACCGATCATGAACGCACGGGGATGACCTATGAGTGAGTCACAATTGAACTTCTCACAGCAACGACGGAAAGGAGTAGTGCTGGCAGCAGGTGCGGTTTTGATTTTCGCCGGCGGTGCTGGAGTGTTCCAATACTATGACTTTCCACTAATCGGATACCTTGGATTAGTTGTCCCGTCGATGATCCTCCTGTTCTATAGCTACAGGAACATTTCCGCCAGCCGTAATCAAACAGCGATACAGGATGAACGGTCCGTAAACTTCCACAGAAAGGCCGGCCTCGATTCGTTTTGGATTCTCGTATCGATCATCGCTTTGAATTCGTTACTTTCGATTTTCCCGGCGAAAGGCCAGAATAATATCTATCTGATTAGCGGTATAGTAGCTTATGCACTGACGTTCGGATACTACAAATACGTAAGATGAAGAATGAAGTCTGATCTGAATGTTTATCGTGCCAAGCACGACATTACGCAGGAGGAATTGGCTAAGGAAGTTGGAGTTACCCGTCAGACCATCAATGCCATTGAAACGGGACGCTACGATCCATCACTTGACCTCGCGTTCAAGCTTTCCGATTACTTTGAATGTGATATAGAGGACCTGTTCTCCCCTGAATAGTACGGATCTGAATTGACCATCTCTCCTTAAAAATATTTCACTACAAGAAAGAAGGGATCAGTCTGTAGCCGAGTGATCAGCCGCAGACGACATTCCCGTCATCTGGAACATTGTCGATACAGATGAGACAGCAGCCACAACTCCCGCCGGCGTACCCACAAGTCGCGACGAGACACAGAGAACATTGCGGACCAGTCACACACGCTCCAGCACACCCAGCACACGTCACGCCGCCGACTGCGCAACTGGGACACGGTCCGAATAGCGCGAAACAACCATCACCCTGTGTCGACACGTCTTGTTTCGATATTTCATCCACTTCATATCGTTCTGAACGAAGCGGACTGATTGCTTGTCTCTGCAAGTAAGTATCGCTGTTGCCTAC
Proteins encoded in this window:
- a CDS encoding CPBP family glutamic-type intramembrane protease, producing MPEWATFVGLTGVVLVLLLVLSHLTQSAFSDGDADGTNRTTDPSDETGVATDPDRVDIAVDLPPRDSESTVDPPAETDPDRRPAGAPRPDSGDGTRAGEPATPHSPSSVADAADDRDRSDRRDSSEPAASVATDDRRRRPVERGVDPDSLSTGMVLANVAFSQGLFALVLLGAAVYTAIPPSALGVEFSLAYLETGLVLGTVAGIVFYAANELAAAAATRFGFDHEEQLRELLSPDSTRGWLLLLLGVLPIVAGFEELLFRAALIGVPAAGFGISPWLLAVGSSVAFALGHGMQGSVGVVVTGLLGFVLAAVFVVTGSLLVVVVAHYLVNALEFVVHEGLEFEWAETLEG
- the rnhB gene encoding ribonuclease HII, producing MPFGVDEAGKGPALGSMFAAAVHCEDSSALPDGIKDSKRLSPERREDLAATLREDDRIAVGVAEITPARIDDPETDMNSLAVAAHAAAIAGVADCLERDATGAPLTGLCDACDTDAERFARRVTEACSLPTLEIDARHGADDESPLVGAASIVAKVERDAHVAALADEYGPVGSGYPGDSTTREFLETYVDDHGDLPPFARESWSTCKNLLADAEQTGLEQF
- a CDS encoding helix-turn-helix transcriptional regulator, whose translation is MKSDLNVYRAKHDITQEELAKEVGVTRQTINAIETGRYDPSLDLAFKLSDYFECDIEDLFSPE